The DNA region TTGGTCGTGGTCAACTGCGCCAGGTCGACCGTGATCGAGTCGATCAAGTCGGCAGGCAGCGCCTCGATCTGCACCGATTCGCGCGAGCGCAGGATCATGCCGAGGCCGGCCTTGACGGCGGACGAATCACCCGAAAAGTGCAGCGGTACGGAGAGCGTGATCTTCTCGCTCATGATGACTTCCTGGAAGTCAGCATGCAGGATAGTGCGAGTCAGCGGATGCTGCTGAACGTCGCGCGCGAGACTCATGTGCGGCTGGCCGTCGATCTGGAGCTTGACAAGCCGAAAACCGCCGGCCTGTTTCAGCGTCTTCAGGAGGGCGCGGCCCTCGATCTGCAGCGCCTGCGGCTCGCGATGATGCCCGTAGAGCACCACGGGCACCAGGCCCTTGCGGCGCAACTGACTGACCTGCTTGCCCATAATGGTTCGCGGCTCGGCCGCCAAAACGATGTCTGCCATGTGTCCCTCGATCTGCTTTGTTCGTAATCCGGCGGCCGGATGGCGCCGGGATAATGACGTTCTTATCTTTTCCGACGAAAGATTATAACATGGTTCAGCGAGGCGGCAAAAAATCAGGCGCATTGGAATCGCCTCTATGCCTGTTTTCATGTAATATAAGCGCGTTGTACTTGTTTGCTCGGTAGTTGTCATGAGTGCGTAACCGGCAGTACACAGCTTGGGCGTTGATCGATAAGTTGACCGGCTCGATCGCGTGGGATGACGCCCCAGGCACACTCACTCAAATCAGCAACCCCACCCCTGGCCCCTTCTCCCCCGCAACGCGGGGGAGAAGGGGCCAGGGGATGAGGGGGGTGAGACACTCCCGGTAAGCTCTGCATTGAGAGTTCAAGACGGGTCGTGCCAGAGATTTCGCACATGCCACCAGCACATGGTTATCTGAGCCGGATACGCGGAAATGCCAACGAATTTGCGTCGTTAGACGCGGTAAGCAAATACAACGCGATGTCTCTGCGTCGGGCGCGCGGCGCCCTCTCCGGCTTGCTGCTCGCTTGCATTTTCGCCTGGCTGTTCGCCTGCGCACCGCGCCCGGTCGAAAAATATGTTGTGATCGAGGTCGACGGCAAGCAGATCCAGCGCCAGACACAGGCGGTGACCGTGGCCGATGCGCTGCTGGAAGCGCGCGTCCAGCTCGGGCCGCTTGATCGCGTATCGCCCGACCTGGTCGAGCCGGCCGAGCGGAGCGCCCGCATCATCGTCACGCGCGTCCGCGAAGAAACCGAGGTCGAAACGCGCCTGCTGCCGTTCCGGCGTACCGTCCTGCGCGACGAAGCGCTGTCCGATGGCATCTCGCGCGTGCTCCAGTTGGGCGTCAACGGCACCGAAGAGCTGCGCTACAAAGCGATCTTCGAGAACGGTGTGGAGATCTCGCGCGATCTGGTGTCGCAGGCGGCCACGGTGATCCCGCGCGAGGAGATCGTGCTGGTCGGCGCGAAAGGCACACTGACGAGTGTGCCGGTCACCGGCACGCTGTTCTACGCGAGCAATGCGAACGCCTGGATCATGCGCGATTTTTCGGGCGCCAAGCGACCGCTTACTTTTTCGGGCGACCTGGACGGGCGCGTGTTCGCCGTGGCCCCGGACGGCGGGCGGCTGCTGTTCACGCGCGGCGCGACCGTCGGCGGCGCGGTCGGCGCGGTTGGGCCGCTCAACTCGCTCTGGACGGTGGACACGCGGATTCTCGGCGAGGCGGCCGCGCCGCTCGGCCTGGACAACGTG from Chloroflexota bacterium includes:
- a CDS encoding 50S ribosomal protein L25, encoding MADIVLAAEPRTIMGKQVSQLRRKGLVPVVLYGHHREPQALQIEGRALLKTLKQAGGFRLVKLQIDGQPHMSLARDVQQHPLTRTILHADFQEVIMSEKITLSVPLHFSGDSSAVKAGLGMILRSRESVQIEALPADLIDSITVDLAQLTTTNLAIHVKDLKVPETVRIITDGGETVTLIVAMKEETLTEATEETTAEVEIIKKEKVAEGEEEEGAEEKK